A genomic stretch from Neodiprion fabricii isolate iyNeoFabr1 chromosome 3, iyNeoFabr1.1, whole genome shotgun sequence includes:
- the LOC124177542 gene encoding uncharacterized protein LOC124177542 isoform X2, with amino-acid sequence MTVQKSKENGFKNHCPTVHAQKPFAKSAANMSHHPWAKAEDDSWSWDRRSSGTSISWPEEMEEVATKKVIEQWDAVERTLYDEDNQVASESLRSECIQWRTQLPHLRIVGKGLQKRQIVDANSDDSAPVDVKEKDGPSTVEEIIEEHKVPENAEEGASDGRNREETRNEVLDRILDFVCAELLANNEVDESLSQNLDAVLRITPAPTYSGRNPPGNHRTANEFVGQTHRNSKLHKDERGEFSDALEVSGCLPEVRKNSSHAEKSATRFSVGKGSITPISARRQGYMRETAPDGVSANTDRLYTPQLPRNALGTVFTEKIIVSPVPFATSTKESFSTLKSTPLTSMRLSLESSLGQRSARSVNSGFKTTSARRVGLFHIPQVHSAWQAPVCPTVWPKNVKLAPIDITRLPSSQRRSLATSFSQPRRSRNSLSPIPREIMPISPLANRAAERTCLEIQGKRIVRQKSRMNVTSAGWEFNSRNIKKIRNKVENNDAR; translated from the exons ATGACAGTACAGAAATCAAAGGAAAATGGTTTCAAGAATCATTGTCCCACGGTTCATGCGCAAAAACCGTTTGCCAAAAGCGCTGCGAATATGTCGCATCATCCGTGGGCAAAAGCAGAGGATGATTCTTGGAGCTGGGATCGTCGAAGCAGCGGCACGTCGATATCTTGGCCGGAAGAGATGGAAGAAGTTGCGACGAAGAAAGTAATCGAGCAGTGGGATGCTGTGGAGAGAACTTTGTACGACGAGGATAACCAAGTTGCATCAGAGAGCTTGCGGAGCGAATGTATACAGTGGAGAACTCAACTCCCTCACCTGCGAATTGTCGGCAAGGGGTTGCAGAAGCGTCAGATAGTCGATGCTAACAGCGACGACTCGGCCCCCGTTgacgtgaaagaaaaagacgGTCCCTCGACGGTCGAAGAAATAATCGAGGAGCACAAAGTGCCGGAAAAT GCTGAGGAAGGTGCGTCGGATGGTCGCAACCGGGAAGAGACGCGGAACGAAGTTCTTGATAGGATTCTAGACTTTGTTTGTGCCGAACTATTGGCGAACAACGAAGTCGACGAATCGTTAAGTCAGAACTTGGACGCTGTGCTGAGAATAACTCCGGCGCCAACTTACAGCGGTAGAAATCCTCCCGGGAATCACAGAACTGCGAACGAGTTCGTCGGCCAAACCCATCGGAACTCAAAATTACACAAGGACGAGAGGGGGGAATTTAGCGATGCTCTTGAAGTGTCTGGATGTCTGCCGGAAGTTCGGAAAAACAGTTCCCATGCCGAAAAATCTGCGACAAGATTCTCCGTCGG TAAAGGAAGCATCACGCCGATATCCGCTCGGAGACAAGGATATATGAGAGAGACTGCTCCTGATGGTGTTTCGGCGAACACAGACCGTCTTTACACGCCACAGTTGCCCAGAAATGCACTCGGGACcgtttttactgaaaaaataatcgtcaGTCCGGTACCGTTTGCGACGAGCACTAAGGAGAGCTTTTCGACGCTGAAATCAACGCCCCTGACATCGATGAGATTGTCGCTCGAATCTTCGCTGGGGCAAA GATCGGCTAGGAGCGTTAATTCTGGTTTCAAAACGACTTCGGCTCGCCGAGTTGGCCTCTTCCACATACCGCAAGTTCATTCCGCTTGGCAAGCCCCGGTTTGTCCGACTGTGTGGCCTAAGAACGTCAAGTTGGCTCCGATTGACATAACGAGGCTTCCGAGTAGCCAGCGCAG ATCGTTGGCAACGTCCTTCAGCCAGCCGAGAAGAAGTCGGAACTCGTTAAGTCCGATCCCTCGTGAAATAATGCCGATCTCACCCCTTGCGAATCGAGCTGCTGAGAGAACATGCCTCGAAATTCAAGGGAAGCGGATAGTGAGGCAAAAATCGAGGATGAACGTGACGAGCGCTGGCTGGGAATTCAACTCGCGAAACATTAAGAAGATAAGAAATAAAGTAGAGAATAATGACGCGAGATGA
- the LOC124177542 gene encoding uncharacterized protein LOC124177542 isoform X1 gives MHRKTSKRSVPLTEKFKHPELPTDMTVQKSKENGFKNHCPTVHAQKPFAKSAANMSHHPWAKAEDDSWSWDRRSSGTSISWPEEMEEVATKKVIEQWDAVERTLYDEDNQVASESLRSECIQWRTQLPHLRIVGKGLQKRQIVDANSDDSAPVDVKEKDGPSTVEEIIEEHKVPENAEEGASDGRNREETRNEVLDRILDFVCAELLANNEVDESLSQNLDAVLRITPAPTYSGRNPPGNHRTANEFVGQTHRNSKLHKDERGEFSDALEVSGCLPEVRKNSSHAEKSATRFSVGKGSITPISARRQGYMRETAPDGVSANTDRLYTPQLPRNALGTVFTEKIIVSPVPFATSTKESFSTLKSTPLTSMRLSLESSLGQRSARSVNSGFKTTSARRVGLFHIPQVHSAWQAPVCPTVWPKNVKLAPIDITRLPSSQRRSLATSFSQPRRSRNSLSPIPREIMPISPLANRAAERTCLEIQGKRIVRQKSRMNVTSAGWEFNSRNIKKIRNKVENNDAR, from the exons ATGCATAGGAAGACATCAAAAAGAAGCGT ACCACTGACAGAGAAATTCAAGCACCCCGAACTCCCCACGGACATGACAGTACAGAAATCAAAGGAAAATGGTTTCAAGAATCATTGTCCCACGGTTCATGCGCAAAAACCGTTTGCCAAAAGCGCTGCGAATATGTCGCATCATCCGTGGGCAAAAGCAGAGGATGATTCTTGGAGCTGGGATCGTCGAAGCAGCGGCACGTCGATATCTTGGCCGGAAGAGATGGAAGAAGTTGCGACGAAGAAAGTAATCGAGCAGTGGGATGCTGTGGAGAGAACTTTGTACGACGAGGATAACCAAGTTGCATCAGAGAGCTTGCGGAGCGAATGTATACAGTGGAGAACTCAACTCCCTCACCTGCGAATTGTCGGCAAGGGGTTGCAGAAGCGTCAGATAGTCGATGCTAACAGCGACGACTCGGCCCCCGTTgacgtgaaagaaaaagacgGTCCCTCGACGGTCGAAGAAATAATCGAGGAGCACAAAGTGCCGGAAAAT GCTGAGGAAGGTGCGTCGGATGGTCGCAACCGGGAAGAGACGCGGAACGAAGTTCTTGATAGGATTCTAGACTTTGTTTGTGCCGAACTATTGGCGAACAACGAAGTCGACGAATCGTTAAGTCAGAACTTGGACGCTGTGCTGAGAATAACTCCGGCGCCAACTTACAGCGGTAGAAATCCTCCCGGGAATCACAGAACTGCGAACGAGTTCGTCGGCCAAACCCATCGGAACTCAAAATTACACAAGGACGAGAGGGGGGAATTTAGCGATGCTCTTGAAGTGTCTGGATGTCTGCCGGAAGTTCGGAAAAACAGTTCCCATGCCGAAAAATCTGCGACAAGATTCTCCGTCGG TAAAGGAAGCATCACGCCGATATCCGCTCGGAGACAAGGATATATGAGAGAGACTGCTCCTGATGGTGTTTCGGCGAACACAGACCGTCTTTACACGCCACAGTTGCCCAGAAATGCACTCGGGACcgtttttactgaaaaaataatcgtcaGTCCGGTACCGTTTGCGACGAGCACTAAGGAGAGCTTTTCGACGCTGAAATCAACGCCCCTGACATCGATGAGATTGTCGCTCGAATCTTCGCTGGGGCAAA GATCGGCTAGGAGCGTTAATTCTGGTTTCAAAACGACTTCGGCTCGCCGAGTTGGCCTCTTCCACATACCGCAAGTTCATTCCGCTTGGCAAGCCCCGGTTTGTCCGACTGTGTGGCCTAAGAACGTCAAGTTGGCTCCGATTGACATAACGAGGCTTCCGAGTAGCCAGCGCAG ATCGTTGGCAACGTCCTTCAGCCAGCCGAGAAGAAGTCGGAACTCGTTAAGTCCGATCCCTCGTGAAATAATGCCGATCTCACCCCTTGCGAATCGAGCTGCTGAGAGAACATGCCTCGAAATTCAAGGGAAGCGGATAGTGAGGCAAAAATCGAGGATGAACGTGACGAGCGCTGGCTGGGAATTCAACTCGCGAAACATTAAGAAGATAAGAAATAAAGTAGAGAATAATGACGCGAGATGA